Proteins encoded together in one Ciona intestinalis chromosome 1, KH, whole genome shotgun sequence window:
- the zf(c2h2)-25 gene encoding zinc finger protein isoform X3, whose amino-acid sequence MSSRRKSRPVRRVESEHPGNHAENFDTVTQSVDEQYSGIQTLISRNSVHADEEYQNNTDQEHADAYSNGAETRDSEQAERNDEERPIKRYTAYENPPEGVYVLQPQGFSDDETPDSNAQPAYHPNEENPHMDSQTDRKRMRDGDNSATECEQDEERGAGLDLTVKRRRTHSTEEADAMHTDNTDCVVTDDKMKRFERLLQLLALRRPLAEAMEEVGLSRDEVAKVHRTKLQMLENKRQDMINNIESTSEVNQVQPEQQRPEWEPHNQHAEAWTGEPAETRVTAFEGGHGIPKPFPANIPPAAVAAMMASIVSNSERSRVEGTDALQKIFKRSQSFFNQSPTMANAVTPPTARYSTSADAMDTITAGTVSSGVGSIKKGTLDPMNFDEDVFDKYITKFTAKNSCMQSSCPHINRDHFHCTDSDCNFQRFTNKSDVIRHYNMHKKRDNSLAHGFMRFAPTDDCTSQFGNCHLNGKSTHYHCLYTSCTKVYTSTSDVMTHENFHKKNQQFVSNGFQRYRATESCGMQDCPFIMQRTTHFHCTRPDCNFTFKNKCDIEKHKAYHMRDDAYARQGFKKFYKNESCKFPSCTWNRTANHFHCLRRNCDFAFTSTSQMVSHKRKHDRHDLMGTDGATSTPTTNAPTTTTCPASISLFPRATVAVPSAPNVTPLSSLVRSPSVHPYMVTPGNRPPNFVLPFFSPFVAASFLNRPAAPVLFEQRNGNLTSAFKEAAKKVLASIPSSVAAAALPRNLAAFSPKTEQYQAYLPTSAAISPTLPGHDGSFPRREDQQREAMTSTSPGVMSTQSNSSYERPPPTYVEATEQQPINNSPNYEQFNGDQSNQQESWHERGISPNAESSWQQQQRTHAEQIEYSETNTTQQKQQDGGRVLNLSSRSGSSNENYNKEENNQTALEISNTPSPSVLKYFRGLGPDECPISNCMFHNQYHFHCAVQDCCAVFTERLPVLNHTKFHEKLDHAGVDQPISPSFPIYPALQDKPNNSRSGDDGSPPPGYIALSVTKRPENRPEPAPEVAPIAQIAPRNIVLSRSGYEGTTSTVTNSNESVNEERKQAMYNYISQMVADKKPANFFQNYPRPGDAVNTGAFAMLQNSIIANIVSNQAARTSIATVPTPNNIPIPSTAAFDGQSNQAKANSRFSEEGFLHVRPGMSCTRQDCKYLNQNHWHCTLNRCRYVCKSLGKAQSHRQAHDSLEGYARSAKEWFRSYTVKKNCPNPNCEFRLRGHYHCLKPGCQFVTIGTSKLPWHMKKHEKIARREASGFKYYTKKEQCAKFGCKYNGLFSHYHCIRADCEFAFQYKHQMSTHVRKHLRRMLGRSYHGRDLHTNSTVADIDHSNVDSGDDSLPLIVDEADEIEQRPGDATERDEHDYGYKHQANPTTELTQQQLAVLDQISRGVKAAQMNQSDVGATEPSSPDLNNSTFNDDDDDDTSSDEVLDLTAGASHLDMDSNSVGSSSNNEYGTDIGNTADDEGQHMMQTNEQIIPTTPVTSEFSAHKTPEPANSSAGSVFAKFRLNNDVMEGFKRFESSENCGDTMCTYMFKVAHFHCIRDDCNYRFTGRTHMFKHHQHHERVAGLVRDDFKRIKTTQDCAFDGCPYKGNSTHFHCLRCPFKCTDSAKVGTHRRQHVKADTLEQSGFERFRGKEDCMRENCKYRDRNTSHFHCLQDGCSYTVVGLSGIEQHANKHKRNNILAQVCSTMSQETVYKPFINPNMGEMHSFPTSHSRQETYAPVFVPPVVPFVQRSDAPSPVTDDHSSVSPAYSAVTAHFDPRYLQVQSAGGGMELAGSLNLSVNQQDRGVASTASLSSVPAGVGSL is encoded by the exons ATGTCGTCAAGGAGAAAAAGTCGACCTGTGAGGCGTGTGGAGTCCGAACACCCTGGAAATCATGCTGAAAATTTTGATACTGTAACCCAAAGTGTAGACGAGCAATACAGCGGGATACAAACGTTAATAAGCAGGAACT CTGTTCATGCGGACGAAGAGTACCAGAATAATACGGACCAGGAACACGCGGATGCCTACTCAAACG GCGCTGAAACTCGGGACAGTGAACAAGCGGAGAGAAACGACGAAGAAAGGCCGATAAAGAGATACACAGCATACGAGAACCCACCGGAAG GTGTTTATGTCCTTCAACCACAAGGTTTCAGCGACGATGAAACACCAGACAGCAACGCACAACCGGCTTATCACCCCAATGAAG AGAACCCGCATATGGATTCTCAGACAGACCGCAAACGAATGAGAGACGGTGACAACAGCGCCACCGAGTGTGAGCAAGATGAAGAAAGAGGAGCAGGGTTGGATCTCACTGTGAAACGAAGACGAACAC ATTCCACTGAAGAAGCAGATGCAATGCATACAGACAATACTGACTGCGTTGTCACAGATGACAAGATGAAACG ATTTGAACGCTTGCTTCAACTGCTTGCACTCCGCCGGCCCCTGGCTGAAGCGATGGAAGAGGTCGGTTTGTCACGTGACGAGGTCGCTAAGGTTCACCGCACAAAGTTACAGATGTTGGAAAACAAAAGGCAGGACATG ATTAACAACATTGAGTCGACGAGTGAGGTCAACCAAGTACAACCAGAGCAGCAACG GCCTGAGTGGGAGCCGCATAACCAACATGCAGAAGCGTGGACCGGAGAGCCGGCAGAGACCAGAGTTACAGCCTTTGAG GGCGGACATGGAATTCCCAAGCCATTCCCCGCTAACATTCCACCAGCTGCAGTTGCTGCCATGATGGCTTCAATAGTTTCCAATTCAG AGCGTTCAAGGGTTGAAGGCACAGACGCACTGCAGAAGATTTTCAAACGGTCGCAAAGTTTCTTTAACCAG TCCCCTACCATGGCCAACGCCGTCACCCCACCGACTGCACGTTATTCTACAAGCGCAGACGCGATGGACACCATTACAGCAGGCACTGTATCCAGTGGTGTGGG TTCAATTAAGAAGGGCACCCTGGATCCTATGAATTTCGACGAAGACGTCTTTGATAAATACATAACCAA GTTTACCGCTAAAAACTCTTGCATGCAATCTTCGTGCCCTCATATCAACAGAGACCATTTTCACTGTACAGACAGCGACTGCAATTTCCAG AGATTCACCAACAAGTCCGACGTAATCAGGCATTACAACATGCATAAGAAACGAGATAACTCATTAGCGCATGGGTTTATGAGGTTTGCCCCTACAGACGACTGTACATCTCAGTTTGGTAACTGCCACCTCAATGGAAAAAGCACACACTATCATTGTTTATAT aCGAGCTGCACCAAGGTGTATACTAGCACCTCTGACGTAATGACGCATGAGAATTTCCATAAAAAGAACCAGCAATTCGTCAGCAACGGTTTTCAGCGATATCGTGCTACTGAATCGTGTGGCATGCAAGACTGCCCGTTTATCATGCAACGGACTACCCACTTTCACTGCAC TCGTCCCGACTGCAATTTCACCTTCAAAAACAAATGTGACATCGAGAAACATAAGGCGTACCACATGCGCGATGACGCTTATGCTCGCCAgggatttaaaaagttttataagaaCGAATCATGCAA ATTCCCGTCTTGTACTTGGAACCGAACCGCCAACCATTTCCACTGTCTACGTCGAAACTGCGACTTCGCGTTTACTTCCACTAGCCAGATGGTGTCGCACAAGCGCAAGCATGATCGGCATGACCTCATGGGAACAGACGGAGCTACAAGCA CACCAACAACAAACgccccaacaacaacaacttgcCCGGCGTCCATATCTCTCTTTCCTAGGGCAACGGTAGCTGTACCAAGCGCCCCCAACGTCACTCCTCTTTCTTCTCTCGTCCGCTCTCCTTCTGTCCACCCCTACATGGTTACCCCTGGCAACCGTCCTCCAAATTTTGTTCTTCCCTTTTTCTCTCCTTTCGTTGCTGCCAGCTTCTTAAACC GTCCAGCTGCACCCGTGTTATTCGAGCAAAGAAACGGAAATTTAACTTCTGCGTTCAAAGAAGCAGCAAAGAAGGTTCTTGCTTCAATACCAAGTTCAGTGGCGGCAG CTGCACTGCCTCGTAACTTGGCCGCATTCTCACCAAAGACCGAACAATACCAAGCTTACTTACCAACATCAGCTGCTATATCTCCCACACTACCCGGACACGATGGCAGTTTTCCCAGAAG GGAAGACCAGCAACGTGAAGCAATGACGTCAACATCGCCAGGGGTTATGAGTACGCAGAGTAACAGTTCGTATGAACGACCACCACCTACGTACGTTGAAGCGACTGAACAACAG CCAATAAACAACTCGCCCAACTACGAGCAATTTAATGGCGATCAATCTAACCAACAAGAGAGCTGGCATGAGAGGGGGATTTCCCCAAATGCAGAATCGTCGTGGCAACAACAGCAGAGAACCCACG CCGAGCAAATTGAATACAGTGAAACAAACACAactcaacaaaaacaacaag ACGGAGGACGAGTTTTAAACCTTTCGTCTCGAAGTGGATCGTCCAATGAAAACTACAACAAAGAAGAAAACAATCAAAcg GCGCTGGAAATTTCTAACACGCCGTCACCTTCCGTGTTGAAATACTTCCGCGG aCTTGGTCCAGATGAATGTCCGATCTCGAACTGTATGTTTCATAACCAATACCACTTCCACTGCGCTGTACAAGATTGTTGTGCTGTGTTCACAGAGAGGTTACCAGTGCTTAACCACACAAA ATTCCACGAAAAACTTGATCACGCTGGTGTAGATCAACCTATTTCCCCCAGCTTTCCTATCTATCCTGCTCTGCAAGATAAACCTAACAACAGTAGAAGCGGTGACGACGGTTCACCCCCTCCAGGGTACATAGCTCTTTCCGTCACCAAACGGCCGGAAAATCGACCAGAGCCGGCGCCGGAAGTGGCCCCAATTGCACAAATTGCACCCAGGAATATAGTCCTCAGTCGCAGCGGTTATGAAGGCACTACAAGCACTGTAACTAACAGTAATGAAAGCGTTAACGAGGAACGAAAACAAGCAATGTACAATTACATATCCCAGATGGTCGCGGACAAAAAACCTGCaaattttttccaaaactaCCCCCGGCCCGGAGACGCAGTTAACACAGGGGCCTTTGCAATGCTGCAAAACTCAATTATCGCTAACATAGTAAGCAACCAGGCGGCCAGGACAAGCATCGCTACTGTGCCTACACCTAACAACATACCGATCCCCAGCACCGCAGCATTCGACGGACAATCTAACCAAGCAAAAGCAAACTCGCGTTTTTCGGAGGAGGGATTTCTGCACGTTAGACCTGG gatGTCATGCACACGACAAGACTGCAAGTATTTAAACCAGAACCACTGGCACTGCACCTTAAACCGTTGTCGTTATGTATGCAAGTCTTTAGGAAAGGCACAATCGCATCG ACAAGCCCACGATAGTTTGGAAGGCTACGCACGGTCTGCAAAGGAATGGTTTCGCAGCTACACCGTGAAAAAGAACTGCCCGAACCCG AACTGCGAATTCCGACTTCGTGGGCATTACCATTGCTTGAAACCTGGTTGTCAGTTTGTCACTATTGGGACGTCTAAGCTTCCATGGCACATGAAGAAACATGAAAAGATTGCGAGGCGTGAAGCGAGCGGGTTCAAGTATTACACCAAGAAGGAGCAATGCGCGAAATTCG GCTGCAAGTACAACGGTCTATTCAGTCACTACCATTGTATACGCGCTGACTGCGAGTTTGCCTTTCAATACAAACACCAAATGTCAACACACGTACGCAAGCACCTTAGGCGTATGCTAGGTCGTTCTTACCACGGACGAGACCTGCATACCAACAGTACAGTGGCCGATATCGATCACAGTAATGTAGATTCTGGTGACGACTCTCTGCCGCTTATAGTGGACGAAGCGGACGAGATAGAGCAGCGACCAGGTGACGCTACAGAGCGCGATGAG CATGATTATGGGTACAAGCATCAAGCGAATCCAACCACAGAACTTACGCAGCAACAACTGGCAGTTTTGGACCAAATATCAAGAG GTGTAAAAGCTGCTCAAATGAACCAATCGGACGTGGGCGCTACAGAGCCGAGTTCTCCAGACCTAAACAACAGTACATTCAATGATGATGACG ACGACGATACTTCCAGCGATGAAGTTTTAGATTTGACCGCTGGTGCGTCACACCTTGATATGGATTCGAACAGCGTTGGCTCTAGCTCCAACAACG AATATGGCACAGATATTGGAAACACTGCGGATGACGAGGGTCAACACATGATGCAAACTAATGAACAAATCATTCCTACCACCCCTGTAACATCAGA ATTCTCAGCACACAAAACGCCCGAACCAGCAAACAGTTCGGCTGGTTCAGTTTTCGCCAAGTTTCGGTTgaacaatgacgtcatggaaGGTTTTAAACGGTTCGAATCATCTGAAAATTGCGGTGATACGATGTGTACTTATATGTTTAAG GTCGCCCATTTCCACTGTATACGAGACGACTGTAACTACCGTTTCACTGGTCGTACACACATGTTTAAACACCACCAGCACCATGAACGTGTGGCGGGGCTCGTACGTGATGATTTTAAACGTATAAAGACCACACAGGACTGTGCATTCGACGGATGCCCATACAAAGGAAACAGCACACATTTTCACTGCTTACGTTGCCCGTTCAA ATGTACCGACAGTGCAAAGGTAGGCACGCATAGACGTCAACACGTTAAAGCTGATACATTAGAACAATCCGGATTTGAAAGATTCCGTGGAAAAGAAGATTGTATGCGAGAGAACTGCAAATATAG GGACCGAAACACTTCCCACTTCCATTGCTTACAAGATGGATGCTCATACACTGTGGTTGGTTTATCAGGAATTGAACAACACGCCAATAAACACAAACGTAACAATATATTGGCTCAAGTATGCTCTACTATGAG CCAAGAAACTGTGTACAAACCGTTTATCAACCCAAACATGGGCGAAATGCATTCGTTCCCAACAAGCCATTCCCGGCAGGAGACATACGCCCCTGTGTTTGTCCCGCCTGTTGTACCGTTTGTGCAACGCTCTGATGCCCCTAGTCCCGTGACCGATGACCACTCAAGCGTCTCGCCTGCCTACTCGGCCGTGACCGCTCATTTCGACCCGAGGTATCTGCAAGTGCAGTCCGCTGGCGGCGGTATGGAGCTAGCTGGGTCTCTGAATCTTTCTGTAAACCAGCAGGACCGAGGCGTCGCTTCAACCGCTAGTCTCTCTAGCGTCCCCGCCGGTGTTGgttctttataa
- the zf(c2h2)-25 gene encoding zinc finger protein isoform X4 yields MSSRRKSRPVRRVESEHPGNHAENFDTVTQSVDEQYSGIQTLISRNSVHADEEYQNNTDQEHADAYSNGAETRDSEQAERNDEERPIKRYTAYENPPEGVYVLQPQGFSDDETPDSNAQPAYHPNEENPHMDSQTDRKRMRDGDNSATECEQDEERGAGLDLTVKRRRTHSTEEADAMHTDNTDCVVTDDKMKRFERLLQLLALRRPLAEAMEEVGLSRDEVAKVHRTKLQMLENKRQDMINNIESTSEVNQVQPEQQRPEWEPHNQHAEAWTGEPAETRVTAFEQGGHGIPKPFPANIPPAAVAAMMASIVSNSERSRVEGTDALQKIFKRSQSFFNQSPTMANAVTPPTARYSTSADAMDTITAGTVSSGVGSIKKGTLDPMNFDEDVFDKYITKFTAKNSCMQSSCPHINRDHFHCTDSDCNFQRFTNKSDVIRHYNMHKKRDNSLAHGFMRFAPTDDCTSQFGNCHLNGKSTHYHCLYTSCTKVYTSTSDVMTHENFHKKNQQFVSNGFQRYRATESCGMQDCPFIMQRTTHFHCTRPDCNFTFKNKCDIEKHKAYHMRDDAYARQGFKKFYKNESCKFPSCTWNRTANHFHCLRRNCDFAFTSTSQMVSHKRKHDRHDLMGTDGATSSPAAPVLFEQRNGNLTSAFKEAAKKVLASIPSSVAAAALPRNLAAFSPKTEQYQAYLPTSAAISPTLPGHDGSFPRREDQQREAMTSTSPGVMSTQSNSSYERPPPTYVEATEQQPINNSPNYEQFNGDQSNQQESWHERGISPNAESSWQQQQRTHAEQIEYSETNTTQQKQQDGGRVLNLSSRSGSSNENYNKEENNQTALEISNTPSPSVLKYFRGLGPDECPISNCMFHNQYHFHCAVQDCCAVFTERLPVLNHTKFHEKLDHAGVDQPISPSFPIYPALQDKPNNSRSGDDGSPPPGYIALSVTKRPENRPEPAPEVAPIAQIAPRNIVLSRSGYEGTTSTVTNSNESVNEERKQAMYNYISQMVADKKPANFFQNYPRPGDAVNTGAFAMLQNSIIANIVSNQAARTSIATVPTPNNIPIPSTAAFDGQSNQAKANSRFSEEGFLHVRPGMSCTRQDCKYLNQNHWHCTLNRCRYVCKSLGKAQSHRQAHDSLEGYARSAKEWFRSYTVKKNCPNPNCEFRLRGHYHCLKPGCQFVTIGTSKLPWHMKKHEKIARREASGFKYYTKKEQCAKFGCKYNGLFSHYHCIRADCEFAFQYKHQMSTHVRKHLRRMLGRSYHGRDLHTNSTVADIDHSNVDSGDDSLPLIVDEADEIEQRPGDATERDEHDYGYKHQANPTTELTQQQLAVLDQISRGVKAAQMNQSDVGATEPSSPDLNNSTFNDDDDDDTSSDEVLDLTAGASHLDMDSNSVGSSSNNEYGTDIGNTADDEGQHMMQTNEQIIPTTPVTSEFSAHKTPEPANSSAGSVFAKFRLNNDVMEGFKRFESSENCGDTMCTYMFKVAHFHCIRDDCNYRFTGRTHMFKHHQHHERVAGLVRDDFKRIKTTQDCAFDGCPYKGNSTHFHCLRCPFKCTDSAKVGTHRRQHVKADTLEQSGFERFRGKEDCMRENCKYRDRNTSHFHCLQDGCSYTVVGLSGIEQHANKHKRNNILAQVCSTMSQETVYKPFINPNMGEMHSFPTSHSRQETYAPVFVPPVVPFVQRSDAPSPVTDDHSSVSPAYSAVTAHFDPRYLQVQSAGGGMELAGSLNLSVNQQDRGVASTASLSSVPAGVGSL; encoded by the exons ATGTCGTCAAGGAGAAAAAGTCGACCTGTGAGGCGTGTGGAGTCCGAACACCCTGGAAATCATGCTGAAAATTTTGATACTGTAACCCAAAGTGTAGACGAGCAATACAGCGGGATACAAACGTTAATAAGCAGGAACT CTGTTCATGCGGACGAAGAGTACCAGAATAATACGGACCAGGAACACGCGGATGCCTACTCAAACG GCGCTGAAACTCGGGACAGTGAACAAGCGGAGAGAAACGACGAAGAAAGGCCGATAAAGAGATACACAGCATACGAGAACCCACCGGAAG GTGTTTATGTCCTTCAACCACAAGGTTTCAGCGACGATGAAACACCAGACAGCAACGCACAACCGGCTTATCACCCCAATGAAG AGAACCCGCATATGGATTCTCAGACAGACCGCAAACGAATGAGAGACGGTGACAACAGCGCCACCGAGTGTGAGCAAGATGAAGAAAGAGGAGCAGGGTTGGATCTCACTGTGAAACGAAGACGAACAC ATTCCACTGAAGAAGCAGATGCAATGCATACAGACAATACTGACTGCGTTGTCACAGATGACAAGATGAAACG ATTTGAACGCTTGCTTCAACTGCTTGCACTCCGCCGGCCCCTGGCTGAAGCGATGGAAGAGGTCGGTTTGTCACGTGACGAGGTCGCTAAGGTTCACCGCACAAAGTTACAGATGTTGGAAAACAAAAGGCAGGACATG ATTAACAACATTGAGTCGACGAGTGAGGTCAACCAAGTACAACCAGAGCAGCAACG GCCTGAGTGGGAGCCGCATAACCAACATGCAGAAGCGTGGACCGGAGAGCCGGCAGAGACCAGAGTTACAGCCTTTGAG CAGGGCGGACATGGAATTCCCAAGCCATTCCCCGCTAACATTCCACCAGCTGCAGTTGCTGCCATGATGGCTTCAATAGTTTCCAATTCAG AGCGTTCAAGGGTTGAAGGCACAGACGCACTGCAGAAGATTTTCAAACGGTCGCAAAGTTTCTTTAACCAG TCCCCTACCATGGCCAACGCCGTCACCCCACCGACTGCACGTTATTCTACAAGCGCAGACGCGATGGACACCATTACAGCAGGCACTGTATCCAGTGGTGTGGG TTCAATTAAGAAGGGCACCCTGGATCCTATGAATTTCGACGAAGACGTCTTTGATAAATACATAACCAA GTTTACCGCTAAAAACTCTTGCATGCAATCTTCGTGCCCTCATATCAACAGAGACCATTTTCACTGTACAGACAGCGACTGCAATTTCCAG AGATTCACCAACAAGTCCGACGTAATCAGGCATTACAACATGCATAAGAAACGAGATAACTCATTAGCGCATGGGTTTATGAGGTTTGCCCCTACAGACGACTGTACATCTCAGTTTGGTAACTGCCACCTCAATGGAAAAAGCACACACTATCATTGTTTATAT aCGAGCTGCACCAAGGTGTATACTAGCACCTCTGACGTAATGACGCATGAGAATTTCCATAAAAAGAACCAGCAATTCGTCAGCAACGGTTTTCAGCGATATCGTGCTACTGAATCGTGTGGCATGCAAGACTGCCCGTTTATCATGCAACGGACTACCCACTTTCACTGCAC TCGTCCCGACTGCAATTTCACCTTCAAAAACAAATGTGACATCGAGAAACATAAGGCGTACCACATGCGCGATGACGCTTATGCTCGCCAgggatttaaaaagttttataagaaCGAATCATGCAA ATTCCCGTCTTGTACTTGGAACCGAACCGCCAACCATTTCCACTGTCTACGTCGAAACTGCGACTTCGCGTTTACTTCCACTAGCCAGATGGTGTCGCACAAGCGCAAGCATGATCGGCATGACCTCATGGGAACAGACGGAGCTACAAGCA GTCCAGCTGCACCCGTGTTATTCGAGCAAAGAAACGGAAATTTAACTTCTGCGTTCAAAGAAGCAGCAAAGAAGGTTCTTGCTTCAATACCAAGTTCAGTGGCGGCAG CTGCACTGCCTCGTAACTTGGCCGCATTCTCACCAAAGACCGAACAATACCAAGCTTACTTACCAACATCAGCTGCTATATCTCCCACACTACCCGGACACGATGGCAGTTTTCCCAGAAG GGAAGACCAGCAACGTGAAGCAATGACGTCAACATCGCCAGGGGTTATGAGTACGCAGAGTAACAGTTCGTATGAACGACCACCACCTACGTACGTTGAAGCGACTGAACAACAG CCAATAAACAACTCGCCCAACTACGAGCAATTTAATGGCGATCAATCTAACCAACAAGAGAGCTGGCATGAGAGGGGGATTTCCCCAAATGCAGAATCGTCGTGGCAACAACAGCAGAGAACCCACG CCGAGCAAATTGAATACAGTGAAACAAACACAactcaacaaaaacaacaag ACGGAGGACGAGTTTTAAACCTTTCGTCTCGAAGTGGATCGTCCAATGAAAACTACAACAAAGAAGAAAACAATCAAAcg GCGCTGGAAATTTCTAACACGCCGTCACCTTCCGTGTTGAAATACTTCCGCGG aCTTGGTCCAGATGAATGTCCGATCTCGAACTGTATGTTTCATAACCAATACCACTTCCACTGCGCTGTACAAGATTGTTGTGCTGTGTTCACAGAGAGGTTACCAGTGCTTAACCACACAAA ATTCCACGAAAAACTTGATCACGCTGGTGTAGATCAACCTATTTCCCCCAGCTTTCCTATCTATCCTGCTCTGCAAGATAAACCTAACAACAGTAGAAGCGGTGACGACGGTTCACCCCCTCCAGGGTACATAGCTCTTTCCGTCACCAAACGGCCGGAAAATCGACCAGAGCCGGCGCCGGAAGTGGCCCCAATTGCACAAATTGCACCCAGGAATATAGTCCTCAGTCGCAGCGGTTATGAAGGCACTACAAGCACTGTAACTAACAGTAATGAAAGCGTTAACGAGGAACGAAAACAAGCAATGTACAATTACATATCCCAGATGGTCGCGGACAAAAAACCTGCaaattttttccaaaactaCCCCCGGCCCGGAGACGCAGTTAACACAGGGGCCTTTGCAATGCTGCAAAACTCAATTATCGCTAACATAGTAAGCAACCAGGCGGCCAGGACAAGCATCGCTACTGTGCCTACACCTAACAACATACCGATCCCCAGCACCGCAGCATTCGACGGACAATCTAACCAAGCAAAAGCAAACTCGCGTTTTTCGGAGGAGGGATTTCTGCACGTTAGACCTGG gatGTCATGCACACGACAAGACTGCAAGTATTTAAACCAGAACCACTGGCACTGCACCTTAAACCGTTGTCGTTATGTATGCAAGTCTTTAGGAAAGGCACAATCGCATCG ACAAGCCCACGATAGTTTGGAAGGCTACGCACGGTCTGCAAAGGAATGGTTTCGCAGCTACACCGTGAAAAAGAACTGCCCGAACCCG AACTGCGAATTCCGACTTCGTGGGCATTACCATTGCTTGAAACCTGGTTGTCAGTTTGTCACTATTGGGACGTCTAAGCTTCCATGGCACATGAAGAAACATGAAAAGATTGCGAGGCGTGAAGCGAGCGGGTTCAAGTATTACACCAAGAAGGAGCAATGCGCGAAATTCG GCTGCAAGTACAACGGTCTATTCAGTCACTACCATTGTATACGCGCTGACTGCGAGTTTGCCTTTCAATACAAACACCAAATGTCAACACACGTACGCAAGCACCTTAGGCGTATGCTAGGTCGTTCTTACCACGGACGAGACCTGCATACCAACAGTACAGTGGCCGATATCGATCACAGTAATGTAGATTCTGGTGACGACTCTCTGCCGCTTATAGTGGACGAAGCGGACGAGATAGAGCAGCGACCAGGTGACGCTACAGAGCGCGATGAG CATGATTATGGGTACAAGCATCAAGCGAATCCAACCACAGAACTTACGCAGCAACAACTGGCAGTTTTGGACCAAATATCAAGAG GTGTAAAAGCTGCTCAAATGAACCAATCGGACGTGGGCGCTACAGAGCCGAGTTCTCCAGACCTAAACAACAGTACATTCAATGATGATGACG ACGACGATACTTCCAGCGATGAAGTTTTAGATTTGACCGCTGGTGCGTCACACCTTGATATGGATTCGAACAGCGTTGGCTCTAGCTCCAACAACG AATATGGCACAGATATTGGAAACACTGCGGATGACGAGGGTCAACACATGATGCAAACTAATGAACAAATCATTCCTACCACCCCTGTAACATCAGA ATTCTCAGCACACAAAACGCCCGAACCAGCAAACAGTTCGGCTGGTTCAGTTTTCGCCAAGTTTCGGTTgaacaatgacgtcatggaaGGTTTTAAACGGTTCGAATCATCTGAAAATTGCGGTGATACGATGTGTACTTATATGTTTAAG GTCGCCCATTTCCACTGTATACGAGACGACTGTAACTACCGTTTCACTGGTCGTACACACATGTTTAAACACCACCAGCACCATGAACGTGTGGCGGGGCTCGTACGTGATGATTTTAAACGTATAAAGACCACACAGGACTGTGCATTCGACGGATGCCCATACAAAGGAAACAGCACACATTTTCACTGCTTACGTTGCCCGTTCAA ATGTACCGACAGTGCAAAGGTAGGCACGCATAGACGTCAACACGTTAAAGCTGATACATTAGAACAATCCGGATTTGAAAGATTCCGTGGAAAAGAAGATTGTATGCGAGAGAACTGCAAATATAG GGACCGAAACACTTCCCACTTCCATTGCTTACAAGATGGATGCTCATACACTGTGGTTGGTTTATCAGGAATTGAACAACACGCCAATAAACACAAACGTAACAATATATTGGCTCAAGTATGCTCTACTATGAG CCAAGAAACTGTGTACAAACCGTTTATCAACCCAAACATGGGCGAAATGCATTCGTTCCCAACAAGCCATTCCCGGCAGGAGACATACGCCCCTGTGTTTGTCCCGCCTGTTGTACCGTTTGTGCAACGCTCTGATGCCCCTAGTCCCGTGACCGATGACCACTCAAGCGTCTCGCCTGCCTACTCGGCCGTGACCGCTCATTTCGACCCGAGGTATCTGCAAGTGCAGTCCGCTGGCGGCGGTATGGAGCTAGCTGGGTCTCTGAATCTTTCTGTAAACCAGCAGGACCGAGGCGTCGCTTCAACCGCTAGTCTCTCTAGCGTCCCCGCCGGTGTTGgttctttataa